A window of the Rhodopirellula bahusiensis genome harbors these coding sequences:
- a CDS encoding type IV pilus biogenesis protein PilM: protein MNRSATKMNERSPRWAIGRSAYAPMVDRSVALRIEDDRLMLVIASKSADAVQLNEPADEMIVDQVRCSDPGGWINSGRWTEMVEALAKLKQRHQIGDSPVAVSLSGDFCVTRISVGTVEDVDRDLAALAGRIPRYLQLGPGGKVTGHTRETIGPGMEHALTAVGNRVRLQNLYEVFRMCDVEIAWVEPSLVSLSRLVGWLGLDNHAPVLIADSFGRSWEVGISFQGRLLLDYRPAAARDGSEFADAIDHHLERLQRFCQRHRGMSDHRLDQLFVGGGVDKVTPVVRRFANDSKLSVSAIDLTTAAWKIERNKVDSGADEDATVCEVPVAETDTVAVMAAVLPLITNPELPKTDLLQEIRRDRGKSLVRRIASTYWPVAAAMVLLMSGFALVANERSRSDRQSQQRDFVETQMRQTQVRMSGVQEMREFVTHLQTIESKTFSPHVNQIVTQMAQCLPAQTRLRSMVLDSERHIHLEGWTAQENDIYDVISYVRRVPEINQVALLGTNASADDDGLVFQIRLGMRTDRSADQPGEARSHE, encoded by the coding sequence ATGAATCGCTCTGCAACCAAAATGAACGAACGTTCCCCTCGGTGGGCAATCGGTCGCTCGGCTTACGCGCCGATGGTCGACCGCAGTGTTGCGTTGCGAATTGAAGACGATCGTTTGATGCTGGTGATCGCCAGCAAGTCAGCCGACGCGGTTCAATTGAACGAACCCGCTGATGAGATGATCGTCGATCAGGTTCGCTGTTCCGATCCAGGTGGTTGGATCAATAGCGGCCGATGGACCGAGATGGTGGAAGCTCTGGCCAAGTTGAAGCAGCGCCATCAAATTGGTGATTCGCCCGTCGCCGTTTCGCTCAGTGGTGACTTTTGCGTCACGCGAATTTCGGTGGGGACGGTGGAAGACGTCGACCGCGATCTCGCTGCCTTGGCGGGACGCATTCCTCGTTACTTGCAGTTGGGACCGGGCGGCAAAGTCACTGGCCACACGAGGGAAACGATCGGGCCGGGCATGGAGCATGCGTTGACGGCGGTTGGCAACCGCGTGCGTTTGCAAAACTTGTACGAAGTCTTTCGGATGTGCGATGTCGAGATCGCATGGGTGGAGCCTTCGCTCGTCAGTTTGTCGCGATTGGTCGGATGGTTGGGGTTGGACAACCACGCTCCCGTTTTGATTGCCGATTCATTTGGTCGATCGTGGGAAGTTGGAATCTCGTTCCAAGGTCGTTTGCTGTTGGACTACCGACCGGCCGCGGCTCGTGATGGCAGTGAGTTCGCAGACGCGATTGATCATCACCTCGAACGATTGCAGCGTTTCTGCCAGCGTCACCGCGGGATGTCGGATCACCGTCTGGATCAGTTATTCGTCGGTGGCGGTGTCGACAAAGTCACGCCCGTCGTTCGGCGGTTCGCCAATGATTCGAAGTTGTCGGTTTCAGCGATCGATCTGACAACGGCTGCTTGGAAGATCGAGCGGAACAAAGTTGACTCTGGCGCAGATGAAGATGCCACCGTCTGTGAAGTTCCTGTTGCGGAGACCGACACCGTCGCGGTGATGGCAGCGGTGCTGCCTCTGATCACCAACCCTGAGTTACCGAAAACGGATTTGCTTCAAGAGATTCGGCGTGATCGAGGCAAGTCACTGGTTCGTCGCATAGCGAGTACGTATTGGCCCGTCGCTGCAGCCATGGTTTTGCTGATGTCGGGATTCGCGTTGGTCGCCAATGAACGCTCGCGATCAGACCGGCAGAGTCAGCAACGCGATTTTGTTGAAACGCAAATGCGGCAAACCCAAGTGCGAATGTCGGGTGTGCAAGAAATGCGAGAGTTTGTCACTCACTTACAAACCATCGAATCGAAGACGTTTTCGCCGCACGTGAATCAGATCGTCACTCAGATGGCGCAGTGCTTGCCCGCACAAACGCGTTTGCGTTCGATGGTGTTGGATTCTGAACGGCATATTCACTTGGAAGGCTGGACGGCTCAGGAGAACGACATCTACGACGTGATCAGCTATGTCCGTCGTGTGCCAGAGATCAATCAAGTCGCGTTGCTGGGGACCAATGCCAGCGCCGACGACGATGGATTGGTGTTCCAGATTCGGTTGGGAATGCGTACTGACCGCTCGGCGGATCAACCGGGAGAGGCTCGATCCCATGAATAA